From Cellulosimicrobium cellulans, the proteins below share one genomic window:
- a CDS encoding sensor histidine kinase has product MSVRGKILAALAVPVLVLFAAAAIISAQAIGSARDASQTSALVGALAAQDAAGTEIAAERTYSFLDASAGSDDSEAQMMAQREKTDKALDARDRAYERLNTSVLDPRVRAAVEDTIADRAELKAIRQAIDRSGLGQLARNSQYNALIDSALDVPRTLADTTPDRGLAQYLDTYVLLDELLAQQALEQPLAGAVLNAAQIGVESTETSQQAAVLVTTGDELAARTRTAVRRLPGDLQLATPGATYNQIRQNLAGSRPGATPKSQAVQWPDLSQADRDQTSPVRDGVRTETAEKASDLAGAATTRAVVTILATLAAVIASILVAGLIARAIVNPLRRLTDAAEDVRDQLPRLVEQVAVPGQGPGIDLAPITVESTDEVGQLATAFNDVNQTTIKVAREQAALRGSIAEMFVNVARRDQVLLNRQLAFLDDLERSEEDAGTLSNLFRLDHLATRMRRNAESLLVLAGIDSGRRVRQPMPASDVIRTASSEIELYDRVRLNLVVDPLMLGHNALNAAHLLAELLENATMFSEPHTPVEVTTGRDEHFVHVTVRDHGLGMTPDEIAEANRKVATHAASDVVGAQRLGLFVVGRLSDRLGAKVRFSTGSDDQGTEVVVSFPAVLFVPDSNVPLPLPTDPLETSTQAAAQQLAGTGVLPALPAANVAAPAAPSVPAPAATASFPTVEPEAPVAVPVDLDALTDGTTQTGMPRRRSRTVDPAAAAPSASFASGPQTGAIVLPPLATPALPEQLPAGDEAWTPPAEVADVGAALPSRSRPAASPVEPVSAEIPVLDVGTRSALFSSFRPVGDRPATENPVELPVAPDVTATDIPLVAEAPADAPVPQDVWAPQEAAAPAPDSWEPEQAWAPEQPAEQAWTPEPTADAWAPAQPVQQAWAPEPTADAWAPSSVADAPLDATRVVPAVSAEPVDEATVARVPLAERSRAVPEPTAAPVRTPVPTVNHAVTAAPTDVPTDVPVVATGVEAEAGEDIPAELTFEALPRFEELMADLPTRRSLRESQARKRGLFGRRPRTTATPALPAGPSPEALASRPAGSSPVAPAPSPILAAPAPAPAPAPVVAESPLPAPVALPQEQQAPARSSAFAPRTGQPAGGATASPFAPESFAAPVQETRALAPVQDAPPAGTGYAVPQTSFAAPEPAPGPAATGYGPPTPLVRRQAGEAIEPLEPGYIADSVEARSDWMASAVLYEEMSTLLQGSTDFQEATLADPSDGIYQPLTVDGTTTSGLTRRARGEEREGYVDRFTARIDRDPEQLRARLSAFQSATARGRVEGQDETSSTWSPQGMDYVPDSAPQAR; this is encoded by the coding sequence TTGAGCGTTCGCGGGAAGATCCTTGCGGCCCTCGCGGTGCCCGTCCTCGTCCTCTTCGCCGCCGCCGCGATCATCTCGGCGCAGGCCATCGGGTCGGCGCGCGACGCCAGCCAGACGAGCGCGCTCGTCGGGGCGCTCGCGGCGCAGGACGCGGCGGGGACCGAGATCGCGGCCGAGCGCACGTACTCCTTCCTGGACGCGAGCGCAGGGTCGGACGACAGCGAGGCGCAGATGATGGCGCAGCGCGAGAAGACGGACAAGGCGCTCGACGCGCGCGACCGCGCCTACGAGCGGCTCAACACGTCCGTCCTCGACCCGCGCGTGCGCGCCGCGGTCGAGGACACGATCGCGGACCGGGCCGAGCTGAAGGCGATCCGGCAGGCCATCGACCGGTCCGGCCTGGGCCAGCTCGCGCGCAACTCGCAGTACAACGCGCTCATCGACTCGGCGCTCGACGTGCCCCGCACGCTCGCCGACACCACGCCGGACCGCGGCCTCGCGCAGTACCTCGACACCTACGTCCTCCTCGACGAGCTCCTCGCGCAGCAGGCGCTCGAGCAGCCGCTCGCCGGCGCCGTGCTCAACGCGGCCCAGATCGGCGTGGAGAGCACCGAGACGAGCCAGCAGGCTGCGGTCCTGGTGACCACCGGTGACGAGCTCGCGGCGCGCACCCGCACGGCCGTCCGTCGGCTCCCGGGAGACCTCCAGCTCGCGACGCCGGGCGCGACCTACAACCAGATCCGGCAGAACCTCGCCGGTTCGCGCCCGGGTGCGACACCGAAGAGCCAGGCCGTGCAGTGGCCCGACCTGTCGCAGGCGGACCGTGACCAGACGAGCCCGGTCCGTGACGGCGTCCGCACCGAGACCGCGGAGAAGGCGTCCGACCTCGCGGGCGCGGCGACGACCCGCGCCGTCGTCACGATCCTCGCGACCCTCGCGGCCGTCATCGCCTCGATCCTCGTCGCGGGCCTCATCGCCCGCGCCATCGTCAACCCGCTGCGCCGCCTCACGGACGCGGCCGAGGACGTGCGTGACCAGCTCCCGCGGCTCGTCGAGCAGGTCGCCGTCCCGGGCCAGGGCCCGGGCATCGACCTGGCGCCGATCACGGTGGAGTCCACGGACGAGGTCGGCCAGCTCGCGACCGCGTTCAACGACGTGAACCAGACGACCATCAAGGTCGCGCGCGAGCAGGCCGCGCTCCGTGGCTCGATCGCGGAGATGTTCGTCAACGTCGCGCGCCGCGACCAGGTGCTCCTCAACCGGCAGCTCGCGTTCCTCGACGACCTCGAGCGCTCTGAGGAGGACGCGGGCACGCTGTCCAACCTCTTCCGCCTCGACCACCTCGCGACGCGAATGCGCCGCAACGCGGAGTCCCTCCTCGTCCTCGCGGGCATCGACTCGGGCCGCCGCGTGCGCCAGCCCATGCCGGCCTCGGACGTCATCCGTACGGCGTCCTCCGAGATCGAGCTGTACGACCGCGTCCGCCTGAACCTCGTCGTCGACCCGCTCATGCTCGGGCACAACGCGCTCAACGCCGCGCACCTGCTCGCCGAGCTCCTCGAGAACGCGACGATGTTCTCGGAGCCGCACACGCCCGTCGAGGTCACGACCGGCCGCGACGAGCACTTCGTCCACGTGACGGTCCGCGACCACGGTCTCGGGATGACGCCGGACGAGATCGCGGAGGCGAACCGCAAGGTCGCGACGCACGCGGCGTCGGACGTCGTCGGCGCCCAGCGCCTGGGCCTCTTCGTCGTCGGCCGACTCTCCGACCGCCTCGGTGCGAAGGTCCGGTTCAGCACGGGCAGCGACGACCAGGGGACCGAGGTCGTCGTGTCCTTCCCGGCCGTCCTCTTCGTCCCCGACTCGAACGTGCCGCTCCCGCTGCCGACGGACCCGCTGGAGACGAGCACGCAGGCCGCCGCCCAACAGCTCGCCGGCACGGGTGTCCTCCCGGCGCTCCCCGCCGCGAACGTCGCGGCCCCGGCCGCGCCGTCGGTCCCTGCACCCGCGGCGACGGCGTCGTTCCCGACCGTCGAGCCCGAGGCGCCCGTCGCCGTGCCCGTCGACCTCGACGCGCTCACGGACGGCACGACGCAGACCGGCATGCCCCGCCGTCGTTCGCGCACGGTCGACCCCGCCGCCGCGGCGCCGAGCGCTTCCTTCGCGTCGGGTCCGCAGACCGGTGCGATCGTCCTGCCCCCGCTCGCCACGCCGGCGCTCCCGGAGCAGCTCCCCGCGGGGGACGAGGCGTGGACCCCGCCCGCCGAGGTCGCCGACGTCGGAGCCGCGCTCCCCAGCCGGTCGCGTCCGGCCGCGAGCCCCGTCGAGCCGGTCTCCGCCGAGATCCCCGTCCTCGACGTGGGCACGCGCAGCGCGCTCTTCTCGAGCTTCCGCCCGGTCGGTGACCGCCCGGCCACGGAGAACCCGGTGGAGCTGCCCGTCGCCCCCGACGTCACGGCGACGGACATCCCGCTGGTCGCCGAGGCTCCCGCCGACGCCCCGGTCCCGCAGGACGTGTGGGCGCCGCAGGAGGCCGCCGCACCTGCCCCGGACTCCTGGGAGCCCGAGCAGGCGTGGGCGCCGGAGCAGCCCGCCGAGCAGGCGTGGACGCCGGAGCCGACCGCCGACGCCTGGGCGCCCGCACAGCCCGTCCAGCAGGCGTGGGCGCCGGAGCCGACCGCCGACGCCTGGGCGCCGTCGTCGGTGGCCGACGCGCCGCTCGACGCGACCCGCGTCGTGCCCGCGGTCTCGGCCGAGCCCGTCGACGAGGCGACCGTCGCGCGCGTCCCGCTGGCCGAGCGGTCGCGTGCGGTCCCCGAGCCGACGGCGGCTCCGGTCCGGACTCCCGTGCCGACCGTGAACCACGCCGTGACCGCGGCCCCGACCGATGTCCCGACCGACGTCCCGGTCGTGGCGACGGGCGTCGAGGCCGAGGCGGGCGAGGACATCCCCGCAGAACTGACCTTCGAGGCGCTTCCCCGCTTCGAGGAGCTGATGGCCGACCTGCCGACGCGCCGCTCGCTGCGCGAGAGCCAGGCGCGCAAGCGCGGGCTCTTCGGTCGGCGTCCCCGGACGACGGCGACGCCGGCGCTCCCGGCCGGGCCGTCCCCGGAGGCTCTGGCCTCGCGCCCCGCGGGTTCATCACCGGTGGCACCGGCCCCGTCCCCGATCCTCGCGGCTCCGGCTCCGGCGCCCGCGCCGGCTCCCGTCGTCGCGGAGTCCCCGCTCCCGGCTCCGGTGGCCCTGCCGCAGGAGCAGCAGGCCCCCGCGCGGTCGTCGGCGTTCGCGCCGCGGACCGGGCAGCCTGCGGGCGGTGCGACCGCGTCGCCGTTCGCCCCGGAGTCGTTCGCGGCCCCGGTGCAGGAGACGCGCGCGCTCGCACCGGTGCAGGACGCGCCTCCCGCGGGCACCGGCTACGCGGTGCCGCAGACGTCCTTCGCGGCCCCGGAGCCGGCACCCGGCCCGGCTGCGACGGGGTACGGCCCGCCGACCCCGCTCGTCCGGAGGCAGGCGGGGGAGGCGATCGAGCCGCTGGAGCCCGGGTACATCGCCGACTCGGTCGAGGCGCGGTCGGACTGGATGGCGTCCGCGGTGCTGTACGAGGAGATGTCCACCCTGCTGCAGGGCAGCACCGACTTCCAGGAAGCGACCTTGGCGGACCCGAGCGACGGTATCTACCAGCCCCTCACGGTCGACGGCACGACGACGTCGGGCCTGACCCGACGCGCTCGTGGCGAGGAGCGGGAGGGCTACGTCGACCGCTTCACGGCTCGCATCGACCGTGACCCGGAGCAGCTCCGAGCCCGTCTGTCGGCGTTCCAGTCGGCCACGGCCCGGGGTCGCGTCGAGGGCCAGGACGAGACGAGTTCGACCTGGAGCCCCCAGGGCATGGATTATGTCCCTGATTCAGCGCCGCAGGCGCGGTGA
- a CDS encoding roadblock/LC7 domain-containing protein has translation MNALSTEATNFGWLLDNFVRTVPGSRHTLVVSADGLLMAMSDQLDRTSGDQLAAIVSGMSSLTRGAARQLNGGNVRQAIIEMDNGFLFLMNVSNGSVLGVVAEANCDIGLIGYEMALLVSRTEATLTPQLISEMRGSLPVDGATRAPVG, from the coding sequence GTGAACGCGCTCAGCACCGAGGCAACCAACTTCGGGTGGCTGCTCGACAACTTCGTGCGGACGGTCCCGGGCAGCCGGCACACGCTCGTGGTGTCGGCGGACGGCCTGCTCATGGCGATGTCGGACCAGCTCGACCGCACGAGCGGTGACCAGCTCGCGGCGATCGTCTCCGGGATGTCGAGCCTGACCCGTGGGGCGGCCCGCCAGCTCAACGGAGGGAACGTCCGCCAGGCCATCATCGAGATGGACAACGGGTTCCTGTTCCTGATGAACGTCTCGAACGGGTCCGTCCTGGGCGTCGTCGCGGAGGCGAACTGCGACATCGGCCTCATCGGCTACGAGATGGCGCTCCTGGTCTCCCGCACCGAGGCGACCCTGACGCCGCAGCTCATCTCGGAGATGCGGGGTAGCCTTCCCGTCGACGGCGCGACGCGAGCCCCGGTGGGATGA
- a CDS encoding DUF742 domain-containing protein — MGAHDGYEAATVRPYAVTGGRVRSATSDLPLEALVEVMPGAVNSFGLPPEKRSILQHAAHTYVSIAELSALLRLPLGVTKVLVADLQEDNYITVHTSTPLNVHTGHGSNHSGLSLSVLESVLNGISTL, encoded by the coding sequence ATGGGAGCACACGACGGGTACGAGGCGGCGACGGTCCGCCCGTACGCGGTCACGGGTGGTCGTGTGCGCTCCGCCACGTCCGACCTCCCGCTCGAGGCGCTCGTCGAGGTCATGCCGGGCGCCGTGAACAGCTTCGGGCTCCCGCCCGAGAAGCGCTCGATCCTCCAGCACGCCGCGCACACGTACGTCTCGATCGCCGAGCTCTCCGCGCTCCTGCGCCTCCCGCTCGGTGTGACGAAGGTGCTCGTCGCGGACCTGCAGGAGGACAACTACATCACCGTCCACACGTCGACCCCGCTCAACGTCCACACGGGTCACGGCAGCAACCACTCGGGCCTGTCCCTGAGCGTCTTGGAGAGTGTTCTCAATGGCATTTCCACCCTCTGA
- a CDS encoding GTP-binding protein has protein sequence MVVAGGFAVGKTTFIGSISDVEPLNTEAAMTEHSVGVDDAGGVSDRKTTTTVAMDFGRVSLPGNLWLYLFGTPGQDRFLFMWDDLVRGAIGAVVLVDTDRLEQCFPAIDYFESRNIPFVVGVNCFDGVAKHKLEDVREALQIPAHVPMLYTDARSRAATKQTLIALVQLAMRQLRGAA, from the coding sequence ATCGTCGTCGCCGGCGGGTTCGCGGTCGGCAAGACGACGTTCATCGGGTCGATCTCCGACGTCGAGCCGCTCAACACCGAGGCTGCGATGACGGAGCACTCGGTGGGCGTCGACGACGCGGGCGGGGTGTCCGACCGCAAGACCACGACCACCGTCGCGATGGACTTCGGCCGCGTGTCGCTCCCGGGCAACCTGTGGCTGTACCTGTTCGGCACGCCGGGCCAGGACCGCTTCCTCTTCATGTGGGACGACCTGGTCCGTGGCGCGATCGGGGCCGTCGTGCTCGTGGACACCGACCGGCTCGAGCAGTGCTTCCCGGCGATCGACTACTTCGAGTCGCGCAACATCCCGTTCGTGGTCGGCGTGAACTGCTTCGACGGCGTGGCCAAGCACAAGCTCGAGGACGTGCGTGAGGCGCTGCAGATCCCCGCGCACGTGCCGATGCTCTACACGGACGCCCGGTCGCGCGCCGCGACCAAGCAGACGCTCATCGCGCTGGTCCAGCTCGCGATGCGCCAGCTCCGCGGGGCGGCCTGA
- a CDS encoding MSCRAMM family protein, with protein MTSTTGVAHGRRRPPPGPGARRLLAGLAATLLLGVVLVPLTPPPTADAATLEPSGLQTGMEIDGTSGSGNPPETFNWDDFLTGVQPDGAFTFTPTGPYTTPQGFESSGIVQASFAWDNGSLAESCNANPDQTGAPPSQSPSTNPWRPGPANPNAKGDLCSTAYGLEYVVDDDGMRHAILYGYWTRYSGAGEVSVFQHLEGPGPGRCDDILLEFNYASSGTTAAVHRWAPTAGDGCANPLGPGTWAPDAGSVDFAWAVGVRSEGPPLTNQPQETFGEFAIDLNTAGVLAPSECATYEVSEMLTRTGNSPSANIQDFADHAPDRMRIANCGALTVSKATVPQSADTGARFGFAVASDTGPVQPGPPPVPTVSGTLASGETVRFDDVLFGSGFSLTETDVPPPWDLQSVVCTAVPAGGGPPEQFVLDDPADRFPVRPLGTTDCVITNAAAVVTVTKQTDPDGSPQAFSFEATGQAGFTLHDGESVSFSVPAGVPFTVAEQATPGWLPPGIACSVPSTPTEQAVTVTPVAGQNIECTFTNTQLGTVIVSKEAHGVDGRTFDFTSDLPGNENFAITVEQGDGTLYEHTIEGVPAGTYTIEELTDDELPATLLADLACTYGGEDHSADPEGRTIDLTVLPGETVRCFFTNVTPGSIAVVKRTVPVEYEQDFDFVFAPADGAPTPFVLSGSSTPPNVALRSFEGLDQGAYTITEPADVPGWSLQGGSLECNADFWSPTADGRGVTVDLPDGGVIVCFFTNVAAPASLTLTKTVAGADPAFAWAVDVELVAPDGTADGRTATTAAPTVAWGELVPGVLYTVREAGEPPPGWTRGEVTCDGLTDADPATPGFQLEATPGQAVACAVENTVAPSSISVAKVATGIGGDLPWSFDVAIDPVPAGETSPQTASGTGQAAGLVTWSGLVPGTAYSITEAQVPGWTAVEVACTGVVDTEPGTPGIQFVAPVGLDLACTLTNTAVQGSGTLTKTSLGGDGTFEFVLTDLDGAVDPITVPVTTVDGTVTLGLPQIVPGVRYSFVESDGPGWVEGALTCVVTPAGGGEPFPLADLSDFSVGPGDVAACTAENARHGTIVVTKVVDGADGEFDFTGDWQEPEEFSIGTEGGVGTATFEDVAPGSYVVTEVPQDGFENTALTCVDGDPDGTGSEASAGVGTIALDPGETVVCTYTNTPWGTLVVDKVTEPAGSEQEFGLEWAPEGGEPTPFTLTDGDEPFSPGPLAPGTYTVTETATPGWTLADLVCVGSSGSTTVDGATATVDVLPGETVLCTFTNERPTALDVAKSVVEGPDLVEPGVFRIAYEVVVSSTAGVERTYDLVDRLVFGSGIVVRDASVESLDGLPVAADWDGVDQPTVTSGATLAAGATHRYRVTVVAQVPADVVPDALLCDPAGTTAGGFLNTVGVVGEDGATESEAAACAPAPEPPAPPQPPGPPAPGPSVPPVSERPLPATGADTGWLLGAAALLLLAGGGLLVVRRVRRS; from the coding sequence ATGACGAGCACGACCGGTGTGGCGCACGGGCGCCGTCGGCCTCCGCCGGGCCCGGGCGCGCGGCGCCTGCTCGCGGGGCTCGCCGCCACGCTCCTGCTCGGGGTCGTGCTGGTGCCGCTCACCCCTCCGCCGACGGCAGACGCCGCCACGCTCGAGCCGTCGGGCCTGCAGACCGGCATGGAGATCGACGGGACGTCGGGTTCCGGCAACCCGCCCGAGACGTTCAACTGGGACGACTTCCTCACCGGCGTGCAGCCCGACGGCGCGTTCACGTTCACCCCGACGGGGCCGTACACGACGCCGCAGGGGTTCGAGTCGTCGGGGATCGTGCAGGCCAGCTTCGCCTGGGACAACGGGAGTCTCGCCGAGTCGTGCAACGCGAACCCCGACCAGACGGGCGCGCCGCCGAGCCAGAGCCCGAGCACGAACCCGTGGCGGCCCGGGCCCGCGAACCCCAACGCGAAGGGCGACCTGTGCTCGACCGCGTACGGGCTCGAGTACGTCGTCGACGACGACGGGATGCGGCACGCGATCCTCTACGGGTACTGGACCCGCTACTCGGGCGCGGGCGAGGTCAGCGTCTTCCAGCACCTCGAGGGACCCGGTCCGGGGCGCTGCGACGACATCCTGCTCGAGTTCAACTACGCGTCGTCGGGCACGACGGCCGCCGTCCATCGGTGGGCGCCGACGGCGGGCGACGGGTGCGCGAACCCGCTCGGGCCCGGGACCTGGGCGCCCGACGCCGGCTCGGTGGACTTCGCCTGGGCCGTCGGCGTGCGCTCCGAGGGCCCGCCCCTGACGAACCAACCGCAGGAGACGTTCGGGGAGTTCGCCATCGACCTGAACACGGCGGGCGTCCTCGCGCCCTCCGAGTGCGCGACCTACGAGGTCTCGGAGATGCTCACGCGCACGGGCAACTCGCCGAGCGCGAACATCCAGGACTTCGCCGACCACGCTCCGGACCGGATGCGCATCGCCAACTGTGGTGCGCTGACCGTGTCCAAGGCGACGGTCCCGCAGAGCGCGGACACCGGCGCCCGGTTCGGCTTCGCGGTGGCGAGCGACACGGGCCCGGTGCAGCCGGGGCCGCCGCCCGTGCCCACGGTCTCGGGGACGCTCGCGAGCGGGGAGACCGTCCGGTTCGACGACGTCCTCTTCGGCTCCGGCTTCTCCCTGACGGAGACCGACGTCCCGCCCCCGTGGGACCTGCAGTCCGTCGTGTGCACCGCGGTCCCGGCGGGCGGCGGGCCGCCCGAGCAGTTCGTGCTCGACGATCCGGCGGACCGGTTCCCGGTGCGGCCCCTGGGCACGACCGACTGCGTCATCACCAACGCGGCCGCCGTCGTCACGGTGACCAAGCAGACGGACCCCGACGGGTCGCCGCAGGCGTTCTCCTTCGAGGCGACGGGGCAGGCGGGCTTCACGCTCCACGACGGCGAGAGCGTGTCCTTCTCCGTGCCCGCGGGCGTGCCGTTCACGGTCGCCGAGCAGGCGACGCCGGGATGGCTCCCCCCGGGGATCGCGTGCTCCGTCCCGTCGACGCCGACCGAGCAGGCGGTGACGGTCACCCCGGTGGCCGGGCAGAACATCGAGTGCACGTTCACGAACACGCAGCTCGGCACGGTGATCGTCTCCAAGGAGGCGCACGGGGTCGACGGGCGCACGTTCGACTTCACGAGCGACCTGCCGGGGAACGAGAACTTCGCGATCACGGTCGAGCAGGGCGACGGGACGCTCTACGAGCACACGATCGAGGGCGTGCCCGCGGGGACGTACACGATCGAGGAGCTGACGGACGACGAGCTGCCCGCGACCCTGCTGGCCGACCTCGCGTGCACGTACGGCGGCGAGGACCACTCCGCCGACCCGGAGGGTCGCACGATCGACCTGACCGTGCTCCCGGGCGAGACGGTGCGCTGCTTCTTCACGAACGTCACACCCGGGTCGATCGCGGTCGTGAAGCGCACCGTCCCGGTCGAGTACGAGCAGGACTTCGACTTCGTCTTCGCCCCGGCGGACGGCGCACCGACACCGTTCGTCCTGAGCGGCAGCTCCACGCCGCCGAACGTCGCGCTGCGGTCCTTCGAGGGTCTGGACCAGGGCGCGTACACGATCACCGAGCCCGCGGACGTGCCGGGCTGGTCGCTCCAGGGCGGGTCCTTGGAGTGCAACGCGGACTTCTGGTCCCCGACCGCGGACGGGCGCGGGGTCACGGTGGATCTCCCGGACGGCGGCGTGATCGTCTGCTTCTTCACGAACGTGGCGGCACCGGCGTCGCTGACCCTGACCAAGACGGTCGCGGGTGCCGATCCGGCGTTCGCGTGGGCGGTCGACGTCGAGCTCGTGGCTCCCGACGGCACGGCGGACGGCCGTACGGCGACGACGGCGGCGCCGACGGTCGCGTGGGGCGAGCTCGTCCCTGGCGTGCTCTACACGGTGCGCGAGGCCGGGGAGCCCCCGCCGGGCTGGACGCGGGGCGAGGTCACGTGCGACGGCCTCACGGACGCGGACCCCGCGACGCCCGGGTTCCAGCTCGAGGCGACCCCCGGGCAGGCGGTCGCCTGCGCCGTGGAGAACACCGTCGCCCCGTCGAGCATCTCCGTGGCGAAGGTGGCCACCGGGATCGGTGGCGACCTGCCGTGGTCGTTCGACGTCGCGATCGACCCCGTGCCCGCGGGGGAGACGTCGCCGCAGACTGCCTCGGGCACCGGCCAGGCGGCGGGTCTCGTCACGTGGTCCGGGCTCGTCCCGGGCACCGCGTACTCGATCACCGAGGCGCAGGTCCCGGGCTGGACCGCGGTCGAGGTCGCGTGCACCGGTGTCGTGGACACCGAACCCGGCACGCCCGGGATCCAGTTCGTCGCCCCGGTGGGGCTGGACCTGGCGTGCACGCTCACCAACACGGCGGTGCAGGGGAGCGGCACGCTGACGAAGACCTCCCTGGGCGGGGACGGGACGTTCGAGTTCGTGCTCACCGACCTCGACGGCGCCGTCGACCCGATCACGGTGCCGGTGACGACGGTGGACGGCACGGTGACGCTCGGACTCCCGCAGATCGTCCCCGGCGTGCGGTACTCGTTCGTGGAGTCGGACGGGCCCGGCTGGGTCGAGGGCGCGCTGACGTGCGTCGTCACCCCTGCGGGCGGAGGGGAGCCGTTCCCCCTGGCAGACCTCTCCGACTTCTCCGTCGGGCCGGGCGACGTGGCCGCGTGCACGGCCGAGAACGCGCGCCACGGGACGATCGTGGTCACGAAGGTCGTCGACGGCGCCGACGGCGAGTTCGACTTCACCGGGGACTGGCAGGAGCCGGAGGAGTTCTCGATCGGCACCGAGGGCGGGGTCGGGACCGCGACCTTCGAGGACGTGGCCCCCGGGTCGTACGTCGTGACCGAGGTCCCGCAGGACGGGTTCGAGAACACTGCGCTCACGTGCGTCGACGGCGACCCCGACGGGACGGGGTCCGAGGCGTCGGCCGGCGTCGGGACGATCGCCCTCGACCCGGGTGAGACGGTCGTGTGCACCTACACGAACACGCCGTGGGGCACCCTCGTGGTCGACAAGGTCACCGAGCCCGCCGGGTCGGAGCAGGAGTTCGGGCTCGAGTGGGCGCCGGAGGGCGGCGAGCCGACCCCGTTCACCCTCACTGACGGCGACGAGCCGTTCTCGCCAGGTCCGCTCGCGCCTGGGACGTACACCGTGACGGAGACGGCGACCCCGGGCTGGACCCTCGCGGACCTCGTGTGCGTGGGGTCCAGCGGGTCGACGACGGTCGACGGCGCCACCGCGACCGTGGACGTCCTGCCCGGCGAGACGGTGCTGTGCACGTTCACCAACGAGCGGCCGACCGCGCTCGACGTCGCCAAGAGCGTGGTCGAGGGGCCGGACCTGGTCGAGCCCGGCGTGTTCCGCATCGCCTACGAGGTCGTGGTGAGCAGCACAGCGGGCGTGGAGCGGACGTACGACCTCGTGGACCGGCTCGTGTTCGGCAGCGGCATCGTGGTGCGGGACGCGTCGGTGGAGTCCCTGGACGGGCTCCCGGTCGCGGCCGACTGGGACGGCGTGGACCAGCCGACGGTGACGTCAGGCGCGACGCTCGCTGCGGGCGCCACGCACCGCTACCGGGTGACGGTCGTCGCCCAGGTGCCGGCCGACGTCGTCCCGGACGCGCTGCTGTGCGACCCGGCCGGGACGACGGCGGGCGGCTTCCTCAACACGGTCGGGGTGGTCGGCGAGGACGGCGCGACCGAGTCCGAGGCGGCCGCGTGCGCGCCCGCACCGGAGCCGCCGGCGCCTCCGCAGCCGCCGGGCCCCCCGGCACCCGGGCCGAGCGTGCCGCCCGTGTCGGAACGCCCGCTCCCGGCGACGGGCGCGGACACGGGCTGGCTGCTCGGTGCGGCGGCGCTGCTCCTGCTCGCGGGAGGCGGGCTCCTCGTCGTCCGCCGGGTGCGACGCTCCTGA